The following proteins are encoded in a genomic region of Syntrophorhabdaceae bacterium:
- a CDS encoding Fic family protein encodes MKKKLGFTYSPNDLAIDLPEPNRDQAIFRVRKLFPEFVWDTTALEGNPFTFPEVKTLLEGVTVGGHRVEDEVQVLNQAKSWKRLIDMVKDGNFSLDREVFCKLNGIVAREEALEWGTFRKGGVGIAGTNFKPPAYQELDSLFERGATFINGISNTAEKGMVFYLFGALNQFFYDGNKRTSRLMMNGVLLTDGYDVISVPARQRLEYNEKMIRFYDTLDGTEMMSFLLDCSTLRSPAPTSTVIQG; translated from the coding sequence ATGAAAAAGAAGCTGGGGTTCACCTACAGCCCGAACGATCTTGCCATTGACCTCCCCGAACCGAACAGGGACCAGGCAATCTTCAGGGTCCGGAAGCTGTTCCCCGAATTCGTGTGGGATACAACCGCCCTGGAAGGCAATCCGTTTACGTTTCCCGAAGTGAAAACGTTATTGGAAGGTGTTACTGTCGGCGGACACAGGGTCGAGGACGAAGTCCAGGTCCTCAATCAGGCAAAGAGCTGGAAGCGGCTTATAGACATGGTCAAAGACGGCAACTTTTCATTGGACAGGGAAGTATTCTGTAAACTCAATGGCATTGTCGCCCGTGAAGAGGCCCTTGAGTGGGGAACCTTCCGCAAGGGCGGGGTCGGTATTGCCGGCACGAACTTTAAACCGCCCGCCTACCAGGAGCTGGACTCTCTTTTCGAACGGGGGGCAACGTTCATCAACGGGATATCCAATACAGCTGAAAAGGGTATGGTCTTTTATCTATTCGGTGCCCTCAACCAGTTCTTTTACGACGGCAACAAGCGCACATCGAGGCTTATGATGAACGGGGTGCTGTTGACGGACGGCTACGATGTTATCAGCGTACCGGCGCGGCAGAGGCTCGAGTACAATGAGAAGATGATACGTTTCTACGACACGCTTGATGGAACAGAAATGATGTCATTCCTGCTCGATTGCTCAACACTTAGGTCCCCCGCACCCACCTCCACGGTCATCCAGGGTTAA
- a CDS encoding HigA family addiction module antitoxin — MNKDKLLDLIPPGEILYEEFMKPLGININALARDINVPPGHISEIIRGKRAISADTALRLGKYFNVSPEIWLSLQTDYEIRMARRTTWPKVEPCVKARVA; from the coding sequence ATGAACAAGGATAAACTACTTGACCTGATTCCCCCGGGGGAAATACTATACGAAGAATTCATGAAACCTCTTGGGATAAACATAAACGCACTTGCACGGGATATTAACGTTCCACCCGGACACATCAGTGAAATCATTCGCGGAAAACGTGCTATCTCGGCAGATACCGCATTGCGGCTTGGCAAGTATTTTAATGTCTCTCCCGAAATATGGCTGAGTCTCCAGACAGATTATGAAATCAGGATGGCCCGCCGCACAACCTGGCCAAAGGTTGAACCGTGCGTAAAAGCAAGAGTGGCATGA